One genomic region from Yarrowia lipolytica chromosome 1C, complete sequence encodes:
- a CDS encoding uncharacterized protein (Compare to YALI0C05973g, no similarity), which produces MTSYYDGVGFLAICGKAESPEPLQFVPQPRVAPPRRTRLNEFAPYPTFRHTPAVLQRPNQHPYLTHQPAHYTPHGIAASGPSGGPGGPAPGPGGGPPPAPPQQQVQQQQVQQMPVASQSPVSQHLGGAPAGTPPLTAAMSPVPRQQLPRAPQQQVGTPGGAGFSAEVAVAVGAQQSPEGLMHGTRATPSPNMRALSMTPRRDSLPGNTSSGSATPRHSASAHKSGRISTAMHPDPKQQYKTEECNICGRPFKGPKASTHKQQHIRRLHPESYMPKRGGKKKVDNRENSVESMPPSQSQSPQQSGGGGFYSGDLANVANVANAAMQFPQ; this is translated from the coding sequence CAATTTGTGCCCCAGCCCCGGGTTGCGCCCCCCAGACGAACCCGACTCAATGAGTTTGCGCCGTATCCGACTTTCCGACACACTCCGGCTGTGCTCCAACGGCCCAACCAGCACCCGTATCTCACCCATCAACCGGCGCACTACACGCCCCATGGGATCGCGGCGTCCGGACCCAGCGGAGGACCCGGAGGACCCGCTCCTGGgcctggaggaggccccccaccagctccaccacagcagcaggtccagcagcagcaggtccAGCAGATGCCTGTGGCGTCGCAGAGCCCCGTGAGCCAGCATTTGGGCGGGGCCCCCGCAGGAACGCCTCCCCTGACCGCGGCCATGTCACCCGTGCCACGTCAGCAGCTCCCTCGggctcctcagcagcaagTGGGGACTCCTGGCGGCGCCGGGTTCTCAGCTGAGGTGGCAGTCGCCGTGGGGGCCCAGCAGTCGCCCGAGGGCCTGATGCACGGGACTCGGGCCACCCCGTCGCCCAACATGCGGGCGCTGTCCATGACGCCCCGGCGAGACTCGTTGCCCGGTAACACGAGCTCCGGGTCGGCCACCCCTCGACACTCGGCGTCCGCGCACAAGTCCGGCCGCATCTCCACGGCCATGCATCCGGACCCCAAGCAGCAGTACAAGACGGAGGAGTGCAACATTTGCGGCCGGCCATTCAAGGGTCCCAAGGCCAGTACgcacaagcagcagcacatTCGACGGCTGCATCCAGAGTCGTACATGCCCAAAAGAGGCGGCAAGAAAAAGGTGGATAATCGAGAAAACAGTGTGGAGAGCATGCCACCtagccagagccagagcccGCAGcagagtggtggaggagggttTTATTCGGGAGATTTGGCAAACGTGGCGAACGTGGCGAATGCAGCGATGCAATTTCCTCAGTAA